A part of Periplaneta americana isolate PAMFEO1 chromosome 17, P.americana_PAMFEO1_priV1, whole genome shotgun sequence genomic DNA contains:
- the Sc2 gene encoding probable very-long-chain enoyl-CoA reductase art-1, with protein sequence MEIEILTAQSSKSVGVLSLGPTTSVKELKKKIHGLKKSLYPDRQAIRLEPKGKTLKDDDTLKGLGLKNGSKLYVKDLGPQIGWKTVFLAEYAGPLLVYLWMYKRPWLFYGEGATSVPVQYSVHIAAGCWTLHYAKRLLETIFVHRFSHSTMPLFNLFKNCSYYWLFTLYVAYHVNHPLYTSPSLVQVYGGLAVFLLCELGNLSIHIALRNLRPPGTTVRRIPVATSNPLTALFNLVSCPNYTYEFGSWLAFTIMTQCLPAGLFALAGMYQMSVWALGKHRAYKKEFPNYPRSRKAIVPFIL encoded by the exons ATGGAG ATTGAAATACTGACCGCCCAGAGCTCCAAGTCTGTTGGAGTACTGAGT CTTGGACCTACAACGTCAGTTAAAGAACTGAAGAAAAAGATTCATGGACTAAAGAAATCTTTGTATCCAGACCGACAAGCTATACGTCTTGAGCCGAAAGGAAAAACTCTGAAAGATGATGATACTCTGAAAGGTTTAGGATTGAAGAATGGCTCAAAATTATATGTTAAAGACTTGGGACCACAGATTGGATGGAAGACCGTTTTCCTTGCTGAATATGCAGGGCCATTGTTAGTATATCTATGGATGTACAAGCGGCCTTGGCTATTCTATGGAGAAGGTGCTACTTCAGTCCCCGTGCAATACTCTGTACA TATTGCAGCAGGGTGTTGGACACTGCACTATGCTAAACGATTGCTGGAAACTATCTTCGTGCACCGTTTCTCTCATTCTACAATGCCTCTCTTCAACCTGTTCAAGAATTGCTCGTACTATTGGCTCTTCACTCTCTATGTTGCATATCACGTTAATCATCCACTTTACACTTCTCCAAGCCTTGTACAAGTGTATGGCGGTCTAGCAGTATTCTTG CTTTGTGAATTGGGTAATTTGAGCATTCATATAGCTCTACGGAATCTGCGACCACCTGGAACCACTGTGCGTAGGATACCTGTAGCCACCTCGAATCCACTCACAGCTCTCTTCAACTTGGTGTCGTGTCCCAACTACACATATGAGTTCGGAAGCTGGCTTGCATTTACCATTATGACACAATGTTTACCAG CTGGCTTGTTTGCTTTGGCGGGCATGTACCAGATGTCTGTGTGGGCCCTTGGAAAACACAGAGCTTACAAAAAGGAGTTCCCCAATTATCCTCGCAGTCGGAAGGCCATTGTACCTTTCATTCTATAA
- the LOC138693442 gene encoding dnaJ protein homolog 1, protein MGKDYYKILGISKGASDDEIKKAYRKLALKYHPDKNKAAGAEEKFKEVAEAYEVLSDKKKRDVYDQFGEEGLKGGSSGANESGGGGFTYTFHGDPRATFAQFFGTASPFQTFFDFGGPGGNRMFGFQDDDMELDDPFATLGMGNARPGGPGGAFRSHSFNFHTGSPNRNKDKLQDPPIEHDLYVTLEDITRGCTKKMKISRRVLQPDGSSRKEDKVLTINVKPGWKAGTKITFQKEGDQGRNKIPADIVFIIRDKPHPQFKREGSDIRYTAKVSLKQALCGTVINVPTLSGEKIPINLMNEIVKPSTVKRIQGHGLPFPKEPSRKGDLLVSFDIKFPDNITQSVKDILYDTLPN, encoded by the exons ATGGGGAAggattattataaaattttgggCATTTCAAAAGGAGCATCTGACGATGAGATTAAAAAGGCATACCGAAAGCTTGCTCTCAAATATCATCCAGATAAAAACAAGGCCGCTGGAGCAGAGGAAAAATTCAAGGAGGTAGCAGAAGCGTATGAAGTGCTAAGTGATAAGAAGAAACGAGATGTGTATGATCAATTTGGTGAAGAAGGACTGAAAGGTGGTTCATCTGGTGCCAATGAAAGCGGTGGGGGTGGTTTCACCTACACATTCCACGGCGATCCTCGTGCCACATTTGCTCAATTCTTCGGTACTGCAAGCCCATTCCAAACGTTCTTCGACTTTGGTGGTCCAGGTGGCAATCGAATGTTTGGCTTCCAGGATGATGATATGGAATTGGATGACCCATTCGCAACCTTAGGCATGGGAAATGCAAGACCAGGAGGCCCTGGTGGAGCATTCCGATCCCATTCATTTAATTTTCATACTGGCTCACCTAACCGTAACAAGGACAAACTTCAGGACCCACCTATAGAGCATGATCTGTATGTAACCTTAGAAGATATTACTCGGGGTTGcacaaagaaaatgaaaatctcAAGACGTGTTTTGCAGCCAGATGGATCATCAAGGAAAGAAGATAAAGTACTAACCATCAATGTAAAACCGGGCTGGAAAGCTGGGACAAAAATTACTTTCCAGAAGGAAGGAGATCAAGGCCGGAATAAAATACCTGCTGACATAGTATTTATCATCAGAGACAAACCTCATCCCCAGTTCAAAAGGGAGGGCAGTGACATTAGATATACAGCCAAGGTTTCACTCAAACAA GCATTGTGCGGCACAGTCATCAATGTTCCTACACTAAGCGGAGAGAAGATACCGATCAACttgatgaatgaaattgtgaaaccCTCAACTGTAAAGAGAATTCAGGGTCACGGATTGCCATTCCCGAAGGAACCAAGCCGGAAGGGAGATCTTCTAGTTTCGTTCGATATCAAGTTTCCAGACAACATTACACAAAGTGTAAAGGACATCTTATACGACACACTACCGAACTGA